tacgctctctcgcagcgcaggtgtaaacaggtagtctggggcttgtgtcactatTGTGTCCACTattctgaaccaactctacttctgaaccaactctacttctgaaccaactctacttctgaaccaactctacttctgaaccaactctacttctgaaccaactctacttctgaaccaactctacttctgaaccaactctacttctgaaccaactctacttctgaaccaactctacttctgaaccaactctacttctgaaccaactctacttctgaaccaactctacttctgaaccaactctacttctgaaccaactctacttctgaaccaactctacttctgaaccaactctacttctgaaccaactctacttctgaaccaactctacttctgaaccaactctacttctgaaccaactctacttctgaaccaactctacttctgaaccaactctacttctgaaccaactctacttctgaaccaactctacttctgaaccaactctacttctgaaccaactctacttctgaaccaactctacttctgaaccaactctacttctgaaccaactctacttctgaaccaactctacttctgaaccaactctacttctgaaccaactctacttctgaaccaactctacttctgaaccaactctacttctgaaccaactctacttctgaaccaactctacttctgaaccaactctacttctgaaccaactctacttctgaaccaactctacttctgaaccaactctacttctgaaccaactctacttctgaaccaactctacttctgaaccaactctacttctgaaccaactctacttctgaaccaactctacttctgaaccaactctacttctgaaccaactctacttctgaaccaactctacttctgaaccaactctacttctgaaccaactctacttctgaaccaactctacttctgaaccaactctacttctgaaccaactctacttctgaaccaactctacttctgaaccaactctacttctgaaccaactctacttctgaaccaactctacttctgaaccaactctacttctgaaccaactctacttctgaaccaactctacttctgaaccaactctacttctgaaccaactctacttctgaaccaactctacttctgaaccaactctacttctgaaccaactctacttctgaaccaactctacttctgaaccaactctacttctgaaccaactctacttctgaaccaactctacttctgaaccaactctacttctgaaccaactctacttctgaaccaactctacttctgaaccaactctacttctgaaccaactctacttctgaaccaactctacttctgaaccaactctacttctgaaccaactctacttctgaaccaactctacttctgaaccaactctacttctgaaccaactctacttctgaaccaactctacttctgaaccaactctacttctgaaccaactctacttctgaaccaactctacttctgaaccaactctacttctgaaccaactctacttctgaaccaactctacttctgaaccaactctacttctgaaccaactctacttctgaaccaactctacttctgaaccaactctacttctgaaccaactctacttctgaaccaactctacttctgaaccaactctacttctgaaccaactctacttctgaaccaactctacttctgaaccaactctacttctgaaccaactctacttctgaaccaactctacttctgaaccaactctacttctgaaccaactctacttctgaaccaactctacttctgaaccaactctacttctgaaccaactctacttctgaaccaactctacttctgaaccaactctacttctgaaccaactctacttctgaaccaactctacttctgaaccaactctacttctgaaccaactctacttctgaaccactctacttctgaaccaactctacttctgaaccaactctacttctgaaccaactctacttctgaaccaactctacttctgaaccaactctacttctgaaccaactctacttctgaaccaactctacttctgaaccaactctacttctgaaccaactctacttctgaaccaactctacttctgaaccaactctacttctgaactaactctacttctgaactaactctacttctgaactaactctattcctgcagtaaaggtggttttatttatggtaacaggactgaTTATtgttcaagcacctacacagttgtTTCACCATCCTTGTGTCATCTCCCCTTGCTATGGGTGGCGGTACAGATAGTCCGGGTGgctcacaactccactccagaccgtgataagtacccaagggaccccctcacagcccgacaGGTCACCGATCAcaagggaaagggtatagctagcCATCCTAAAATAAAAaggtgtgccttcatacctgtgtgcccaaacggCACTGGCGTCATACCAGAACCACAGGATgcgctatactccgaccaaccaccacagtagtggcgtcacactgtaccatctagcaagtgacctgtCGAGTGCACACCACACATAGAACACAGCTTGCCTTCAGTTAGCTTAgatcagtgatggctaaccttgacactccagctgttgcaaaactacaattcccatcatgcctgaacaaccaaagatatggctttggctacccaggcatgatgggagttgtagttatgcaacagctggagtgtcaaggttagccatcactggcttAGATCAAAGTTTATCAGCTCGTCTTTAAGATCCCTAAGAGATCACAATTTGAGAGTTTTTCATATAAACAGCAGCTgtggtgatacctgatgcactgaccaTATTGATAACCTGTGCAATATTAAGGGGAGCCTCAAAATATTACCTGATGGGGGTACCCCAGAACtgtagttgagaaacactgccttgGATAACCAAGTTCTCAGTGACTATATTTTATAGAATTGCTGGTTTAGGGAGCGTCGCTGCAGTTAACAGGCTCTAGGAATTATCCTTTATTCTTCATTATCAACCACACAGGGCATAGAGTTCTGGAGGTAAAACTCACTGTGCACAATGCAACACTGTTTTCATACAAGAATGCCAATATGAACATTTTTACCCTTCTTATATGAAGTTGTATTGTCTTTTGAAAAGTGTAAATTTGAACTGAGGAAGGTGGATGTTTTACCATAGAAAAGCACTGTCCTACTGTGTATTTGATGACTATGGACGAGGCCAGCAAgcaataagggtccatttacacagaaagattatctgacagtttatctgccaaagccagaaacagattaggtcataaaggaaagcctgagatttctcttttcaaatccattcctggctttggtttcaaatctttggcagataaactgtcagataatctgtgtaaatggacccttagccatCAGTGGAGGTTTGGTGATCAGTGTTACTACCTTAGTAGGGGGACTGTCTCTTTTCGACCAGACTTATCAATAGCCAATCATGAAAATCTTTAAGTTATTATATCTAAGAATTAGTGAATATAGATTTTTATTTCAGTCGTTGCTGCAAATTTCTTTGTACACAGCACACAAGGCATATTTACAAGAAGTACAGGGTTTACATGTAAGTACATTAACTGCAAAGGCTGCAGGAGAAAACATAGATATACACaaacaataaaaagaaataagAGTGGTGGTTCATAGAATTCTTTACAGAAGACCCAAAATGGGGGTCAGGAATTAACTCTTAATCTGGTTGGCTGGAAGGTTTGACTTATCCAAATCATCAAAGTACGGGTGGAGCAAGGCCTTCCTGGCAGAGATTCTCTTTGCAGGATCATAGATCAGCATTCTCTGTTGATGATATGATAGGACATAAAGTTAGCAAAATATGCTTAGAGTCATTGtcgtaaaatttttttttttttttttgcagaaatcaatagtgcaggcgattttaagaaactttgtaattggctttattaggcaaatatgccattatctgcatttaaaaagacttttcccaggttcccccctcctctcctttctgccatcCACTGCAAAATACCAGGAAATTGTggcttgttgcatcagacacaacctgtctgttctatagagaggggaggggggaggaggaaggagggagttagccagcagagagctgagaacaaaggattagggtactattagatgggccgatgggggccagataataaatgtaaacgagcgcccatctgctagatcggcgctcgtttactgggcctattacacggcccgatgatcgtttaagggctgcagggacattaccgatgtccttgcagcccttgtttaaacgttatacattacctgtctaggctgcagggcttctctctctctgtgcttctctccgggtccgctcgctccagcttcagagtggcctgtctcagctgtaaGGCCACTCAGGCAaacactggccgtggcggtcccggccagtgattggctgagcggcctgtcagctaagagagGGCACTCTGAAACTGGAGTGtgcggacctggggagaagcacagaagcacagaggaaggggagccttgcagcctggataggtaatgtacatCATCAGTCGCCAGCTGCGcaacgctattacacgtagcggtgcgcggtcggccccttgacgattataggtcagaacctatatcaacaatcagccgatgacaacgatcatagtCTTTATTAAACAGAACaatacggccgattatcgttccgtgtaatagtacccttacacaaacagctgggtgacagcgtattcagaggtcagtgctgactgtcagaggctCTTTgtggtcctgttttggtgttttatttccctctctacataggagaacaatgaagacagggggacagCTTCAAACTGCTATTTCACGATAAAAactcatttttcggctaataaacaaaattacaaagtttcttaaaatcgcttggactattgatttctgcaaaaaaaaaataaaataaaatttcacGACAGCGACTCTTTAAGCAGATATAGGAAAGAAAAGGGAAGCATTTGTTCTACCATATCGAATTCCATCAATTACTTATGAAGTGCCAAAACACTGCACATTTAACGTAACCAATGTACaaaatgtaccccccccccccccacaaaaacaaACATATGCCCAATACTTACTGATAGCAAGTCAATTCCATCTTTATCAAGGTTTTTCACATTAGAAGAAAGGTTGCCACCTTTCCATTTAGGGAATGTGTTCTTGTAGTCTTGTAAAGACTCAACTTCTGGCCAGACCTCATTATTGGGTGTCCCCAGAGCTCTGTAAGATGCAAAACACAATGGAAAGTTAGAGCGCTACTGATCCAGTAACCATGCTAGCGAATATATGAAAGCTTACAGCTTTGTGCACATAGGGCTGTTTGATGGACTTTTATCTGAATATTTATAAAGGTATATAAAGATGTCACTTttataaaagggaacctgtcaccaccacCAAGCCCTGTAAGGTATTAAAGAGGGTGTCcaggctttcttccaaaaaccgcaccactcttgtccttcgTTTGAGTGGGTTTTTGCAGctcaattgcattgaagtgaattgggaagtgctgttttttcaagaaagtagctgtactttttctaatcctgcgtaacacttaaggctatgttcacacaccataattTTGCTcaggactttaaccccttagcgacccatgacgtatctgatacgtcatggtgccgtggagggtgttcagagcggggtcctgccgggaccccgctgtgaacggcgctgatcccggctgacatgtgcagccgggcagtgcctctattggCCGGCGCGGCAACGCCTTAGATGCTGTactctccctgtccctggtgtctagtgggacggatctctcccccccccccccccccacgatgcaATCTATGACTGATccgatggatctttgctgtgtatatacacagcattgatctctgagagatcagtgctgtttataaacaagtcccccagggggacttctagttaaagtaaaaataagtaaaaatgtttttttattaataaaaaatcccctcccccattaaaagtccaaatcaccccccttttcccattttataaatataaataaacaaataaacaaacattaagtatcgccgcgcacgtaaacgccggaactattaatcacatctcgcacggtaaacggcgtcagcgcaaaaaattctaaagtgcaaaattgatcaaaaagttgcatatgcgcaatcaaggtaccaatagaaaacacatcatggcacaaaaaatgacacctcacacaaccccatagaccaaaggataaaagcgctataagcctgggaatggagcgattttaaggaacatatatttgttaacaatggtttgaatttttttacaagccctcaaatatatgttatacatgttacatatcgttgcaatcgtaacaacttgaggaacatgcataacaagtcagttttaccatagggtgaatagcgtaaatgcaaaactccccgaaatcaaagcaaattcttttttttcttcaatttgacagcgcaaattatttttttccagtttcgcagcatatgttctggaaaaataatgcctgtcattgcaaagtacaattggtttcgcaaaaaataagggctcatgtgggtctctgtttaaaagtccatagcgcttgcatttttcacctaaagtggaaaaagcaaaagtgcaaacacgaaaattggctttgaccttaaggggttaatcatttcTTTGCAACCAACACCagaagtgcattgaaaacacagaaagactatcttCACACCTGTTGaaatggatggccgtcatttaacggcaaatggAAAGTTATTTCAAAACTGTCGTTGTTTtaaaacagtgtcagcagtttggaacattacagcttacagattccctttaagggtacaaacacacagcagatacgcagcagatttgatactgtgttcagttatttagatctaatctgctgcgtatcgcagcagtaaatacgcagcgtataagcagtgcgcgtttgtacccttaatggtcATCTGTAGTGTGCTAAGGATTAAACATTATTACCCCCACATTTTACTGTTGTCGTTGAAGCACAACTCAGACATCACTGCATTGATGTAGTGTTCACGCAATGCTGGTGTCATGTCAACATGCTGCTATGAAAACTGAAGTGGCACAGAATCTTAAACATTAGGCAAGTCACCACACAACATTTGGGTTATATGCAAGTACAAAAGACCACATAACATGATTGCAATGGCATATGGGGTGCTAGCCTCTGCCCCTTACCATCAGCAAGGTTCCCTAAGCATGTTTTCAGACAGTCCACAAATTAGCTGGAATGCCAGACAAATCTGATGTGTAagtctgtgtgtgggtgggggatcGGTCATTCATCTGGACTctgaagtagggctgggcgatatgggcaaaaaataaaatctcgatttttaaaaaatttttgacgattctcgatttaaatctcgatttttttccttttttgctaaataaacagaacattttctccctgcagcatcagatactattttaatattttagacaacaactgtattgatttccagtgtaacagaggccccatatagtataggaaatcatgtttgtgcctccatctacgtagggtgtaggagtgtaggagtggaggtatagatgaggggggacactaaaggggactggggtgacactaaaggggactggggtgacactaaaggggactggggtgacactaaaggggactggggtgacactaaaggggactggggtgacactaaaggggactggggtgacactaaaggggactggggtgacactaaaggggactggggtgacactaaaggggactggggtgacactaaaggggactggggtgacactaaaggggactggggtgacactaaaggggactggggtgacactaaaggggactggggtgacactaaaggggactggggtgacactaaaggggactggggtgacactaaaggggactggagggacactgggggacactaaaggggactggggggacactgagggaacaatgaggggactggggggggacactgaaggggacgggggggacacactgaaggggacgggggggggacacactgaaggggacgggggggacactgagggaatggggggacactgaaggggacactgaaggggacggggggggacactgagggaacaatgaggggacggggggacactgaaggggactgggggggggggggacacactgaaggggacggggggggacactgagggaacaatgaggggatggggggacactgaaggggactggggggacactgaaggggacactgagggaacaatgaggggattggggggacactgaggggacactaagggaacaatgaggggacgggggggacacactgaaggggacgggggggacactgagggaacaatgaggggacgggggggacacactgaaggggacgggggggacactgagggaacaatgaggggatggggggacactgaaggggacactgaaggggacgggggggggacactgagggaacaatgaggggacaggggggggacgggggggacactgaaggggactggggggggacactgaaggggactggggggggggggacactgaaggggactgggggggggacactgaaggggactggggggggggacactgaaggggactgggggggggggggacactgaaggggactgggggggggacactgaaggggactggggggggacactgaaggggactggggggggggacactgaaggggactggggggggacactgaaggggactgggggggggacactgaaggggactgggggggggacactgaaggggactgggggggggggacactgaaggggactggggggggggggacactgaaggggactggggggggacactgaaggggactgggggggacactgaaggggactgggggggggacactgaaggggactggggggggggacactgaaggggactgggggggggacactgaaggggactggggggggggacactgaaggggactgggggggggacactgaaggggactgggggggggacactgaaggggactgggggggggggacactgaaggggactgggggggggggacactgaaggggactgggggggggggacactgaaggggactggggggggggggacactgaaggggactggggggggggggacactgaaggggactggggggggggacactgaaggggactggggggggggacactgaaggggactgggggggggacactgaaggggactgggggggggacactgaaggggactggggggggggacactgaaggggactggggggggggacactgaaggggactggggggggacactgaaggggactggggggggggacactgaaggggactggggggggacactgaaggggactgggggggggggacactgaaggggactggggggggacactgaaggggactggggggggggacactgaaggggactgggggggggacactgaaggggactgggggggggacactgaaggggactgggggggggacactgaaggggactggggggggggggacactgaaggggactggggggggggacactgaaggggactgggggggggacactgaaggggactggggggggggacactgaaggggactggggggggggacactgaaggggactgggggggggacactgagggaacaatgaggggattgggggggacactgaggggactggggggtgactggtgcagctggaggtgattggagcaggagggcacatacatctcctcctcctctcacctccacacacacgctcccctcccggccagatatggaggtcccgggtctgtggaggaggaggccgcagggactacagtaggtggtgatcgcatagctgcgggtcacggagctatacagcgggaacgggggtctgcaccgagccccccgatcccgctgtatagctccaggacgagcagcgccgcgatcaccacctactgtagtccctgcggcctcctcctccacagacccgggacctccatatctggccgggaggggagtgggacgctcagtggaaggggcgggggcagatcaccggcggcgctgtcagtggctggaggccgccggcactgcaccgcccctctccagcatcttctccccgctcacccacaccgcccctccacagctctcccgccggcccgcaccgcaaccccccttctctcagcttctccccggcaccgcagcccgaaatgattttttgtgaaaatcgaatttacgattttcacaaaaaatcaaatcgatttcaacgttctggacgattaatcgaattaattcgattaatcgcccagccctactctgaAGTATGGCTGCATGCTATTCTCAATTGGTCTGGCAATGGGATACTCACTATCACAATCGTCATTTCATTGTGCAAGATTGTTTGAATAACCCATCATGTTTGTGTCAGGGTAAGAGAGCTGCATTTTATAACCTACTTTACATACCTGAATATCCTAAACAGCTGGTCTATTTCTGAATCACCATGGAAAAGGGGCTTCTTTGTTGCAATTTCAGCAAATATAGTTCCTATACTCCATACATCAACTGGTGTTGAATATCTCACAGAGCCCAACAAAACCTCGGGTGCCCGGTACCATAAGGTCACTACCTGTAACCAACAAAACATTTTTATGTTAGAACACATCATTTGAACTGACTTTGAACTgatttagaatatatatatacacacagatatgtaATAGCTCCTGAGTGAAACATCCAACTACTAACTGGGTCTAGCATCTAGTATTGCAACAACCTACCCCCCACCTTCTCCTTTCCACTGGTGGGGGATGCCAAACAGTTATCTCGAGACAAGAGTGTAAGGAGACCTCCGGACTCTCCACTGAAAGACATAATTCTTGTCCGGCTGTAAAAGGTAACTGGTTGCAGAAGGAGCCCCCACTCACTGTACATGAGGCATGTTATATCCCTGCCTTTAAATCAGCCAGCCAAAAATAAGTGTGATATGGAGAAAATAATCAATAACTACCTCCTAAAAGACTGCTGGATTTTCTATATaggtgttcacactacagaatccgctaCTCatatccgcctgtgccatagacactattctatgtcTGGGCCgattccaccaaaagaattgacaggtcAGTTCTTTTGGTGGATTGCAGATTGAGTGACGCGCCGCAACGAACGGGTACGAGCGATTGAATCTGCCAGAACTTATCAGATTCCGTagcgtgaacccaccctaatattgAAACAgctttttttgtttaaagggaatctgtcactagaaaGTAGTAGCAGCAGAAAAGCTGATCTTGTAATGCAGCCATCGTTCTGATATAAGCACCATGACACTTCTTACCCCTACCAGTCGCTGACAGTTGGAGAGAGTCCAAGAGTATCAAAGACTACCCTGTACACACATAATGGGAAGAACTAGCTCCCTGCACGCTCAATGAGAATATCAGAATGGGCGCATTACATACAAGTAATTTATCATGGTAAGGAGCATTTATCATTGGTTTTTACTGCCCTCAGATAAGACAGCAAAAACTTTAGTGTTCCTGTCAGACATCAACCCCACAGAAGCTGTGCGGCATAACCGTAAACATTCCTGGGGATGGGGGAAGTGTGCAGGCACGACCAGTACCGAAACTACAATGTCAGCCCTCGGTATATCTTTTCTTACCTCATGTGTGTAAACACGAACAGGGATCCCAAATGCTCGAGCCAACCCAAAGTCAGCCAGCTTTATTACTCCTTTACTGTCTATTAACAAATTCTGGGGCTTCAGGTCTCTGTGTAATACTCTTCTAGCATGACAAAATACAATGCCCTGTAGAATCTGATACGTGTaactctgtaaaaaaaataaataaattgaaattTAATATAAAGCCCTGCGGGTTACAGGGAACACTGCCTTGTCAAATCATTTATTCTTACCTTCACAAGCATAGTGTCTAAGTATTGACCACTAGGGATGGAATCTAAATACTTCTTCAAATCCATGGAAAGAAACTCAAAAATAAGATATAGCCTGGAATCTTGCATCAAAACATCCAGaaggctgattaaaaaaaaaaaaaaaaaaaaaaaaaaagatacatcaaGTTACTGACACCTAAAATATACTTCGTAAACagattgggggacatgtatcaagaggcatattttattttttcggcagaaagtgccaattggcaaatattttatttgcaaataaaatatttgcaaatctgcactttccgccgagtacgccaggggttGTGCGGATTCAGTCTGCACAATTCATCTTTAGTTATGCCAAAAAATATGCAAGAAACCTTCTCCAGCTCTCATctggtgtaggtttcctgccgtgcgcacgggatttatgtagaggtagtGCTCTCTACaaaaatctccgtagtgccggagctgcggggacattatgtccggcgcagaaaacgacttaaatgtcccccattgttatGATAACTCTGGAAATTTCTTTTGCTTGCCTATAAAGTACAGCATAACTCAATAAAGCAGAGAGTAGAGGTTCTAGAGTCTATGTATTTGAGCTGATGTGGAATATGCATGTGGGCTGTCTCATCTTACAGGATACCTGTCATAAGAAACATAAAACTGATCAGCCTGAACACTCCAGAACGATCAAAACTTTAGATGTcaattttttccccctaattACAGGTAGACTTTAATGTGTTTTCCCAACTGATATGCTTTCCTAATTGAGCCAACATTTCCCAAAATGTCTCTGGCTTTGCAGAGAGGAGTGTCACTGATCCATCACTTGCTTCAGCTCCTGCAGCTCAACACTACT
The nucleotide sequence above comes from Dendropsophus ebraccatus isolate aDenEbr1 chromosome 8, aDenEbr1.pat, whole genome shotgun sequence. Encoded proteins:
- the CDK1 gene encoding cyclin-dependent kinase 1 yields the protein MDEYAKIEKIGEGTYGVVYKGRHKATGQVVAMKKIRLENEEEGVPSTAIREISLLKELQHPNIVCLLDVLMQDSRLYLIFEFLSMDLKKYLDSIPSGQYLDTMLVKSYTYQILQGIVFCHARRVLHRDLKPQNLLIDSKGVIKLADFGLARAFGIPVRVYTHEVVTLWYRAPEVLLGSVRYSTPVDVWSIGTIFAEIATKKPLFHGDSEIDQLFRIFRALGTPNNEVWPEVESLQDYKNTFPKWKGGNLSSNVKNLDKDGIDLLSRMLIYDPAKRISARKALLHPYFDDLDKSNLPANQIKS